The genomic interval TTGAGTACATTTGAGGGTGACTGTTTCTACCATCCCACTTTATTTTGCAAACTCTTGTCAAAATCTGGAGTCTGAGCTATGTGATTTACTCGAGTGTCATCTTCCATCTGCACAAAATTGCAAGGATGGATTAGTTTAGTCCTCCCAATTGGGGAAGCTCAAACCCTATTCTTTATCATACTAACAAACTTATTTGAGCAatgaaatatcaaataaatGTCTGTTTCCTTTTATTTCTGGATTTGCATCTTTATGTTTGGACTATTGCTTGTCATTATGGTGTGCTTGGCTGCTCGCTAAACTCCTCTTGCTGCTTGTGCATTGAGGTCTTGGCCTATACTGGCTCAAATGCTTAATTTGGATTCGGAATTTAATCTATGGATTGTATGCATGTATCCATATAATGCTTGTTTTAATCATTCCCCTGCTACTTTCTCATATATGATCAACACAAGAGTAAGGAGcattttcatttgttatttTGGTACTCAATGAGCATATTCTTTTAGCCTAGGTTTAGAGGAATAATTTTTTGtggaaagtaaaaataataaatgtttattttcatatatttttatacacaCATAAATATGATAACATTGTctaactttcttttcttttcctccctcAAATTCCAGTTCCAATCATCGGATGAAGCTATCTGAATAATTGATATCCCTTCCAAGAAATACTCTTGCTAAGGGTACGCATCCAAAAGAAATCTTTGGTTAAACAATACTGGAATAAAATAGTCAAGAAAATTTTTGTCTTtggttaaaattttaatttatttattttttcactatttaTCTATTTGGGATCCATGAATCCCGAAAGACAAAgtgaaaagaaattcaatattcaCAAAACCCACAAAATGGAAGGGATTAGGTACATATACACACCTTTCCAGTaacaactttaaaaaaaaaaagtgtggtgttgttattgtttttatCTTTTCAGACAAAGTCAGGGGAGGTTTCATTGTAAAGATCACACAAACCTTTTTCCGTGAATAGATGCCCCCCAATATCTTGTCAGTTGGTTTTATTATCATTTGTGCTTAGCCATAGTTACCAGGAATGTGGTACATTTGGTCATTGTATCGGAACAGGTATAGGGTACATTAGTGCTAATTTTATGGTACCGAGAGGGTAGCCATAGAAGttagtttgttttattttgttttgaatttttttctacCTTCTTGTACAACTAATGGAATGAAGCATCCTGTTAATGCACACGAAGACAGGTctgaatataattcaaaatgcaTTGGAATGTACATGAAATTGAGGTAGGCGAGCTTTGTTTACTCTAttcttctttgaaaatttttccaACTTTAAGTTTCTCCCCgagtttttaattgttttaactaAACTAATGCACTGCATGGGATCCCTTTCTTGGGGATCTAGATTGGGGTCCTTCCAATTCCAGGATGTAAAAGAGCTACGATTTGGAATGGGTGATCCGAATCGCGCAGTTCGCCTGGGGGGTGGGAACCCAGCAACTATGTTCTTGGCTTTCCATATACGCTGTTGCATTAGCATAAGATCATCTTTTAACATCTTCTGTAAATAAACAGGTGCTTAGCTAAGATACATGGAGGgttatttgttatttcaaaTGACATGTTCATGGTTTTACATACCAGCTGGATGATGGAATTATGCATCTTCCGTTTCAAGTAGCACATACTATTCTAATCTAATTCTGCTTTCGGCTTTCAGGCTGCAAATTGTCTGAATATCAAGAGCTTGTTGGACCTGACTTGCCAGACAGTTGCGAACATGATCAAGGAAAAAACCCctgaagaaattaagaaaatattcaatataaaatattttacccCGGAGGAGAAAGAGGAAATCCGCATGGAGAACCAGTGGGCCTTCGAGTGAAAGATTTAACCGCTTGATTACATTTGTGATGATGGTTGTTTCCTCGTTTTCATCCATCCAAGTTTATTTTGCAAACTCATGTCAAAATGTGGTTTAGTCTGAGCAAGGGTCATTGTAATTCCTCCCATCCAAGTGGGAAAACTTGAATCCTATTCTTATAATAGTAGTATAAAATTATGCCAgcattaaaatagcaaaaaaaaaaaaaactttcattTTATGTATTAACCATTGTTTGCAAAATAGACAAATGAGCAATCCAACGTCTTCACCTAATATTGGCTCGAATGATTTACTCGGGTTTGGTATTGAGTCTATGATTGTATGTATTTGTATAATGGTTCCATATATGATCACAAAAAAGTTTTTAAgggcatttattttattttgattttttgagtaAAGGATTAAATTAGTGTCAATTAAGGGATTTTCAAGTGTAATGAATCTCATTCAACTCCTGTCTCACTTATAAAGGTAGGATTTGTGAATTTAGTTTGACATGTTATTACTCATATTGTATGTAAGGGTCATCTaaactatgaaaaataattattttagatatgcctttaaattctatttaaatatgatactaaatttaaatttcctattttcgtTGAAGTCTGAACTCTCTCGAAGGTTGGCACTTTGAGGGCTAATTGTTATTAAACAACATGCCTAGTTttagagaaatatatttttgagaaaaatagaaaaataataatatacttatttatttttatatatttctatacatacatataatagtGATAATTATCTAAATAATTGATATCCCTTCCCAATAATACTCTTAGTTAAAGACGCACCACCCAGCGAAATCGTCAATTAGACtacttcaagaaaaaatatatccttatatacaattttaatttcacATCTTTTATATTAGCTGCAAGTTCagcaaaaaaaattactttaataaaaggtgataataaaatatgtctAGAGAGATTGTTTAATG from Diospyros lotus cultivar Yz01 chromosome 8, ASM1463336v1, whole genome shotgun sequence carries:
- the LOC127808601 gene encoding SKP1-like protein 1A, which produces MATVLTRKVILKSSDGVAFEINEAVAFKSLVIKFAIEYCGDSFIQFPDASNEILENNSAFGFQAANCLNIKSLLDLTCQTVANMIKEKTPEEIKKIFNIKYFTPEEKEEIRMENQWAFE